A region from the Candidatus Zixiibacteriota bacterium genome encodes:
- a CDS encoding NADH-quinone oxidoreductase subunit J — MAETAQPGFVFWVFSIVILVSGFMVVSLRNIFHCAIFLILCLSGVAGIFVLLSAEFLAAAQVLIYVGAVAILMVFAIMLTSNLASRKIVMTNQKAGVALLACVVFAVGVLFVIKLTTKAQVWQMAEAALPENNILTIGKLLLTQFMLPFEVVSVLLLAAMIGAIVLARKESA, encoded by the coding sequence ATGGCTGAGACCGCTCAACCCGGCTTTGTGTTCTGGGTGTTCTCGATTGTCATCCTGGTTTCGGGATTTATGGTCGTGTCCCTTCGGAATATCTTCCACTGCGCCATTTTTCTGATACTCTGCCTGTCCGGGGTAGCGGGGATTTTCGTTCTGCTGAGCGCCGAGTTCCTGGCGGCTGCGCAGGTGCTTATTTACGTGGGTGCGGTGGCGATCCTCATGGTCTTCGCGATAATGCTGACTTCAAACCTGGCCTCCAGAAAGATCGTTATGACGAATCAGAAAGCAGGTGTGGCGCTGCTGGCCTGCGTGGTATTCGCAGTGGGCGTCTTGTTCGTTATCAAGCTGACCACTAAGGCCCAGGTCTGGCAGATGGCCGAGGCCGCCCTGCCGGAGAACAATATCCTGACTATCGGTAAGCTGCTCCTGACCCAGTTCATGCTGCCGTTCGAGGTGGTCTCCGTGCTGCTGCTGGCAGCGATGATCGGCGCGATTGTGCTGGCTCGAAAGGAGAGCGCCTGA
- a CDS encoding NADH-quinone oxidoreductase subunit I: protein MGVLKDMWNLLKGMQITGKHLGKHAVTIQYPEEKWPMPERSRGIVVLLSDKETGELNCTSCLLCMQACPTAAIRIDAPRGEDKKRVLKSFDIDFGLCCFCGLCEEACNFSAIKMASKYEFSALNKDDLIWDVKKLQEVGRDVDYIDTRKKKAPKEAAPKVAAVATASAPAQASPVDPPAPSASSPEESHG, encoded by the coding sequence ATGGGTGTGCTGAAAGACATGTGGAATCTTCTCAAGGGGATGCAGATCACCGGCAAGCATCTGGGCAAGCACGCCGTCACCATCCAATATCCGGAGGAAAAGTGGCCGATGCCGGAGCGCTCGCGCGGCATTGTCGTGCTGCTCTCCGACAAGGAGACCGGTGAGCTTAATTGTACGTCGTGTCTGCTCTGCATGCAGGCGTGTCCTACTGCGGCCATCCGAATTGATGCCCCCCGCGGCGAAGACAAAAAACGTGTGCTCAAGTCTTTTGACATCGATTTCGGCCTCTGCTGTTTCTGCGGCCTGTGTGAGGAAGCCTGTAACTTCAGTGCGATCAAGATGGCCTCGAAATATGAGTTTTCCGCTCTCAACAAAGACGATCTGATCTGGGACGTGAAGAAACTGCAGGAAGTGGGACGCGACGTGGACTATATCGATACCCGCAAGAAGAAAGCGCCTAAAGAAGCCGCGCCGAAAGTTGCCGCAGTTGCCACGGCGTCCGCTCCGGCCCAGGCGTCACCGGTCGATCCGCCCGCCCCGTCGGCGTCCAGCCCGGAGGAGAGCCATGGCTGA
- the nuoH gene encoding NADH-quinone oxidoreductase subunit NuoH, translating to MIPLALVSLELADIFRWAYQLLADTGLSPLWVMVISYTGLSVVVFGVLALVALFLVWWERKIAGHIQQRYGPMRNGWHGWYQTIADAIKLLQKEDVTIDARDKFVFFWAPVMCFVAAFLAYICIPFGDGLIVADLNIGILYIMAVTTFTIIALLMAGWGSNNKYALLGGMRSAAQVISYEVPMVASILTVVVFAGSLSMVDIVESQNGLGIFNWFIFRVPFGPIAFLTYIVAATAEANRTPFDIPEAEQELVAGFNVEYSGMKFAMFFLAEFVNMFTVSAIAVTLFLGGWDGPWLPSWLWFLIKTLAVVLLLMLFRWTYPRLRVDQLMEFAWKFLVPVTFGNLILAALMKQLGWYW from the coding sequence ATGATTCCCCTGGCGCTCGTTTCCCTTGAGTTGGCGGACATCTTTCGCTGGGCATATCAGCTCCTGGCCGATACCGGTCTCTCGCCGCTCTGGGTCATGGTAATCAGCTACACCGGGCTCAGCGTGGTCGTGTTCGGGGTGCTCGCGCTGGTGGCGCTCTTTCTCGTGTGGTGGGAGCGAAAGATCGCCGGTCATATCCAACAGCGATACGGACCGATGCGCAACGGCTGGCACGGCTGGTATCAGACCATCGCCGACGCCATCAAACTTCTGCAGAAAGAGGATGTCACCATCGATGCCCGCGACAAGTTTGTCTTCTTCTGGGCGCCTGTCATGTGTTTTGTCGCGGCGTTTCTCGCGTATATTTGCATCCCCTTCGGGGACGGGTTGATTGTCGCCGACCTGAACATAGGTATCCTGTACATCATGGCGGTGACTACATTCACTATTATCGCGCTGCTTATGGCGGGGTGGGGCTCGAACAACAAGTACGCCCTGCTCGGTGGAATGCGTTCGGCGGCACAGGTGATCTCGTACGAGGTGCCGATGGTGGCATCGATCCTCACGGTGGTGGTATTCGCGGGCTCGCTCTCGATGGTGGATATAGTCGAGTCGCAGAACGGCCTCGGCATATTCAACTGGTTCATTTTCCGCGTCCCGTTCGGCCCGATCGCCTTTCTCACCTACATCGTGGCCGCCACCGCCGAGGCCAACCGCACGCCGTTTGACATTCCAGAAGCGGAACAGGAACTGGTGGCCGGGTTCAATGTCGAGTACTCCGGGATGAAGTTTGCCATGTTTTTCCTGGCCGAGTTTGTCAACATGTTTACTGTCTCGGCGATAGCCGTGACGCTGTTTCTGGGCGGCTGGGACGGCCCCTGGTTGCCGTCGTGGCTATGGTTCCTCATCAAAACCCTGGCGGTAGTCCTGCTGCTGATGCTGTTTCGCTGGACCTACCCGCGTCTGCGGGTCGATCAACTGATGGAGTTCGCCTGGAAATTCCTCGTGCCGGTGACTTTCGGCAATCTGATTCTGGCCGCTCTGATGAAACAACTGGGCTGGTACTGGTAG
- a CDS encoding NADH-quinone oxidoreductase subunit D yields the protein MPELHTEEYQINMGPHHPSTHGVCRLLLTMDGEKVMDVVPYVGYLHRSIEKICENRTYPMCIPILDRFEYVTAMSCNYVFSLAAEKLAQIEVPERAEYLRVIMLELNRVASHLIFFGTTAMDVGALTPFLYGLRERELIMDLFEMTCGQRLTYNYIRIGGVSRDIPPEFVPKCREAIKIIESKLPEYEGILNENPIWLARMKGVGCADPRQAIAWGVSGPVLRASGVKYDLRRDDPYSIYNKFDFDIPIRWNGDNYDRYLVRLEEIRQSLKIVSQALDGLPEGEVRAKVKAKFKPPPGEVYVRIENSRGEMGVYLVSDGSEKPVRVKTRGGSFNQLQFLPEIVRGKGYLIADLVAIFATFDVILPEVDR from the coding sequence ATGCCGGAACTGCACACCGAGGAATACCAGATCAACATGGGGCCGCACCACCCCTCGACCCACGGGGTGTGTCGACTGCTCTTGACCATGGACGGTGAGAAGGTGATGGATGTGGTGCCGTATGTGGGGTATCTCCACCGCTCGATTGAAAAGATCTGCGAGAACCGGACCTACCCGATGTGCATCCCGATACTGGATCGGTTCGAGTATGTGACGGCGATGTCATGCAACTATGTCTTTTCGCTGGCCGCCGAAAAGCTGGCGCAGATCGAAGTCCCCGAGCGGGCCGAGTATCTGCGTGTGATCATGCTCGAGCTCAACCGGGTGGCGTCGCACCTGATCTTCTTTGGCACCACCGCGATGGATGTCGGCGCGCTGACGCCGTTTCTGTACGGTCTCCGTGAGCGCGAGCTGATCATGGATTTGTTCGAGATGACCTGCGGCCAGCGCCTGACATACAACTACATCCGCATTGGCGGGGTATCGCGTGACATTCCCCCGGAATTTGTCCCCAAGTGCCGCGAGGCGATCAAAATCATCGAAAGCAAGCTCCCCGAGTATGAGGGTATTCTTAACGAGAATCCGATCTGGCTGGCCCGCATGAAAGGGGTCGGTTGTGCCGATCCGCGGCAAGCGATAGCCTGGGGAGTATCCGGGCCGGTGCTGCGAGCATCGGGAGTGAAATACGACCTGCGCCGCGATGACCCGTATTCGATCTACAACAAGTTCGACTTCGATATCCCCATACGGTGGAACGGCGACAACTATGACCGATACCTGGTCCGACTTGAGGAAATACGCCAATCTCTGAAGATTGTCTCGCAGGCGCTCGACGGTCTGCCGGAAGGTGAAGTCCGCGCCAAGGTCAAAGCGAAATTCAAGCCGCCGCCGGGCGAGGTGTATGTGCGAATCGAAAACTCGCGCGGCGAGATGGGTGTCTATCTGGTATCCGACGGTTCCGAAAAACCGGTGCGCGTGAAGACCCGGGGCGGATCGTTCAACCAGCTTCAGTTCCTGCCGGAGATTGTGCGCGGCAAGGGATACCTGATCGCCGATCTGGTGGCGATTTTCGCGACGTTTGACGTCATCCTGCCGGAGGTGGATAGATGA
- a CDS encoding NADH-quinone oxidoreductase subunit C, with amino-acid sequence MTQQELTAYIQANFDGKLTLLDTGRAEPMFEVKPEDLVDTARHLRDDPQLKFDFLCNLGGVDTRQRLEVVYSIASMTKHLRLDFKLALGYENPSAETITSVWPAANWYEREMNELYGIEIRNHPDLRPLLLPDDWDQGHPMLKNWDAPDFIRMPEL; translated from the coding sequence ATGACGCAGCAGGAACTGACCGCATATATCCAGGCCAACTTCGACGGCAAGCTGACCTTGCTCGATACCGGACGGGCCGAACCGATGTTCGAGGTCAAGCCGGAAGATCTCGTGGACACGGCCCGTCATCTGCGTGACGACCCCCAGCTCAAGTTCGACTTTCTCTGCAATCTGGGCGGAGTCGATACCCGCCAACGGCTGGAGGTAGTGTACTCAATAGCGTCCATGACCAAACATCTCAGGTTGGATTTCAAGCTCGCCCTCGGATACGAAAATCCCTCGGCGGAGACCATCACTTCGGTCTGGCCGGCCGCCAACTGGTATGAGCGCGAAATGAATGAGCTGTACGGGATCGAGATCAGAAACCATCCCGATCTCAGACCGCTGCTTCTGCCCGATGACTGGGACCAGGGTCATCCGATGCTGAAAAACTGGGACGCCCCCGATTTTATCCGGATGCCGGAGCTGTAA
- a CDS encoding NADH-quinone oxidoreductase subunit B family protein, which produces MKKLPVYTESIPGGAIVATNLEAVLNFGRSKSLWYLLFGTACCAIELMCTGASRYDFDRLGMIFRASPRQADLIIAAGTITKKMAPRLRRLYDQMSEPRYVIAMGGCTVKGGPFYYDSYSVEKGIDHIVPVDIYIPGCPPRPESLLEGCLHLQEKIRKQKLSEWQEK; this is translated from the coding sequence ATCAAGAAGCTGCCGGTCTATACCGAGAGCATCCCCGGGGGCGCGATTGTGGCCACTAATCTCGAGGCAGTGCTGAATTTCGGGCGCTCCAAGTCGCTCTGGTATCTGCTGTTCGGTACCGCCTGTTGTGCGATCGAACTTATGTGCACGGGCGCATCACGCTACGACTTTGATCGCCTCGGCATGATTTTCCGCGCCTCGCCGCGCCAGGCCGACCTGATTATCGCTGCCGGCACGATCACCAAGAAGATGGCCCCACGGCTCCGCCGTCTCTACGATCAGATGTCCGAGCCGCGCTACGTAATCGCGATGGGCGGTTGCACGGTCAAGGGCGGCCCGTTCTACTATGACAGCTACTCGGTCGAGAAGGGGATCGACCATATCGTTCCGGTGGATATCTATATTCCCGGATGCCCGCCCCGGCCCGAATCACTACTGGAGGGTTGCCTCCACCTGCAGGAGAAGATAAGGAAACAGAAGTTGTCGGAGTGGCAAGAAAAGTAG